The stretch of DNA TATCGACATTTTCGACACGACGACAAAGCGATTGCGCTGCTGAGCCAGCAGCTTCGTCAAACGCCGGGCAATGTGCCGATTCGTCAGGCGCTCGACGCTATCCCACGGCCGGCTAAAAAAATAACCAGCCGAAAGGAGCTTGTTGCGCTTCATGAGGAATGCGGCGCTTCCCCGTCGGTCGTCTGCCGGGCTGAAGTAGGAGAGTATGCCGTCAGGCTGGGGGAGCTGGATATCGCGCTGATGCAGCTGAATGACGAAGCGTTTCGCGTATCGGCCGAAGGGCAGATGTTGATCAATGATTTGACCCAGAGCGCTATCGCTTTGCAGAAGTGGCACATGGCCGATCGCGGCTTTGCCCTCCACGATCGGCTGGTAACGTTGGGCGAGGAGCAGTACCAGCAGTGGTTCGCTATTTTGCTACACCTTGAGCGCGACCGTCGCATTCTTGATCTGCAGCAGCAGGGCGTGATGAATACGCCAGGTATGCAGCTGGCCTACGCCCAGTCTCTGGCTGAAAGAAAAAAATATCCCGCACTGAAGGCTTATCTGGCCAGCCATCATCCTCAGTTCACCGCCGACAGTGAAAAGCATAACTGGCGATATTTAATGGTCACCTGGGGTGGTATGAAAGCGGCAGAGCATTATTCTGGAGGGTGGCAGAAGTAACCAGCATAATAAAAATGGCCCTTTATTAAGGGCCGTCTGGTTATTTATTTCTTGAAGACTTCAATATTGACATTTTTATGATTAGATTCGTCACCCGTGGCGGCGACAATCACATAAAAGCAGTCGGCAGGCTTCACGTTGGACTCTTCGCATTTTTGATTTACCTCTTTAGATAAATCCTTATGCCCGACGGTCGGCGTGCCGTCCTGAGTCAGGGAAAGATCGCCAATTTTGGTATAACCAGGTGATTGTTCATGAGTAATTTGTTTTGCCGCAAAAACAGGTGACGAAACTAACAGCGTTAAAGCCAGGGCAGGTAGCAGATATTTCATCTTGGTCATCCTCTGAATGTTTCATTGAAATAGTTAACTGTTTTTCCTCATTAACGCATTAAAGAATTAGCACAGTTTTAAGGAAAATCAACTTCGTCACCTTTTACGGATCAATCAAAACTGGAGAGGGTAAGCCTGTTTTATCCTCTCCGCTTATTGGCTCAGTAAATTAAGATTTAAATCCTGCGGCGGTCATCAGCAGGCGGAACCCCATGCCTACGGCCGCCAGGGCTAATACGCTGGCGCTCCATAAAATAACCAACCACATCACTCTTTTAGCCGCCTGTTTCATCAATGGTAGCCCTCGCCATGCTGCACCTTCCCGCGAAACACGTAGTAGCTCCAGAAGGTGTAAACCAGGATTATCGGAATAATAAACAGCGCCCCAACCAGCATAAAGCCCTGGCTTTGCGGCGGCGCGGCGGCCTGCCACAGCGTGATGCCGGGCGGGATAATGTTTGGCCAGATGCTGATGCCCAGCCCGCTAAAGCCCAGGAAAATCAGCCCCAGCGTCAGCACAAACGGCGTGGCGTGAAGGCTGTTCGCCGTGCGGACGCTGCGCCAAAGCCACAGGCTGCACAGCACTACCAGCAGCGGTACGGGCAACAGGAACAGCAGGTTTGGCAGGCTGAACCAGCGTTCGGCAATGTTCGGGTGGCGCAGCGGCGTCCAGACGCTAATCACCGCTATCACCACCAAAAGTGCCAGCAGCAACGCTGGGGTGAGGGCCCGCATCCTTTTCTGCAGCGGATCTTCGCTTTTCATCACCAGCCAGGTAGCGCCCAGCAGGGCGTAGGCAATCACCAGCCCCAGGCCGCAGAACAGGTTGAACGGCGTCAACCAGTCGAGTTGGCTGCCGGAAAACTGGCGACCGGTCACTGAGAAACCAGAAATGACCGCGCCAACGGCAATGCCCTGGCAGAACGTGGCCAGAATCGAGCCGCCCAGAAAAGCTTTATCCCAGAAAGGACGATGCGCGGGCGTGGCTTTGAAGCGGAATTCAAATGCCACGCCGCGAAAAATCAGCCCGATCAGCATCAGCGTCAGGGGGATCGTGAGCGCGTCGACGATCACCGCGTAAGCCAGCGGGAAAGCGCCAAACAGCCCGGCACCGCCCAGCACCAGCCAGGTTTCGTTCCCGTCCCAGACCGGGGCTACGCTGTTGACCATCACGTCGCGGTCCTCCCCGCTGCGGATAAACGGAAACAGGATGCCAATGCCCAGATCAAAACCGTCCATCACGATATACATCAGGGTGGCGAAGACGATAATCACAAACCAAATAACGGATAAATCGATGCCCATTAGCGCGGCTCCTCAAGCGATTCGGTGACCGCAGAAAGCGGGCGGGACGGGGTTCCTTCGGCGGGATGGTCGTCAAACGGCTGCGGGCCTTTTTTGATAAGCCTGACCATGTAGCCGTAGCCGACGCCGAACACCGACATATACACCACGAAAAAGGCGGCAAGGCTGATGCTCATTTGCAGCGTGCCGTGCGCAGAAACGGCGTCTTTGGTGCGCAGCAGGCCGTAGACCACCCACGGCTGGCGGCCCACCTCCGTCGTTATCCATCCGGCGAGAATGGCAATCAGCCCCGACGGCCCCATCCACAGCGCAAAATGCAGGAACGGGCGGCTGTCGAACAGTCGATCACGGTAGCGCAGCCACAGGCTGGCGACGCCGAGCAGGATCATTAGCATCCCTAATCCAGCCATCACGCGGAACGACCAAAAAACAATCGGCGAATTAGGGCGGTCCTCTTTCGGAAACTCTTTTAGCGCAGGGACCTGTTTATCCAGGCTGTGGGTGAGGATAAGGCTGCCCAGTGCCGGGATTTCCAGGCCAAAGCGGGTGCGTTCCTGCTCCATGTCCGGCAGGCCAAACAGCAGCAGCGGCGTCGGCTCACCGGGGCGATTTTCCCAGTGCCCTTCAATGGCGGCAATTTTGGCCGGCTGATGCTTCAGCGTGTTCAGGCCGTGCATGTCGCCGATCATCGCCTGGATTGGGGCGACGATAACCGCCATCCACAGCGCCATTGAAAACATGGTGCGAATGGCCGGCGTACTGTTGCCACGAAGCAGATGCCAGGCGGCAGATGCCCCGACGAAGAAGGCGCTGCTGAGAAACGCCGCGACCGACATATGCAGCAGGCGATAGGGGAAGGAAGGATTAAACACCACCGCCAGCCAGTCCACCGGCACCACCTGGCCGTTGTGGATCTCAAAGCCCTGTGGGGTTTGCATCCAGCTGTTGGAGGCGAGGATCCAGAAGGTGGAAATAATAGTGCCCAGCGCCACCATGCAGGTGGCAAAAAAGTGCAGGCCTGGGCCAACACGGCTCCAGCCGAACAGCATCACGCCAAGGAAACCGGCCTCAAGGAAGAAGGCCGTCAGCACTTCGTAGGTCAGCAGCGGGCCGGTGATGCTGCCGGCAAACTGGGAAAACCCACTCCAGTTAGTGCCGAACTGGTAGGCCATGACCAGCCCGGAGACCACGCCCATGCCAAAGTTGACGGCAAAAATCTTCGACCAGAAGTGATAAAGCGAGCGGTAAACCGGGTTTTTGGACTTTAACCAGAGCCCCTCAAGTACCGCGAGGTAGCTGGCAAGCCCGATAGTGATGGCGGGAAAAATAATGTGGAAGGAGACAGTGAAAGCAAACTGAATCCTCGCCAGGTGAAAAGCGTCTAAACCGAACATGCAGAACTCCGCATAGCAAATTATTCGGCTCGATTGTAGGCCGCGCCACGTCTGGGGTGTAGAAACAGACTGGCAGGAAAAAGGGATAACAGTTGGCCTGAGGGGCTTTATGTGTCTGGCATAGCGCAGCTAAGAGTGGGGCTATTTCTATTTTGTAGGACTATGGGCAGCACTTTACAAACGTAGGTTGAGTTGTCCGGGATGTCAGTCAGTACCAGGGACATCGCGCCAATGTTGACATGATGACCAATTTTAACCCCACCAAGAATGCAAACGCCTGCACCTATAACAGCATGGTGGCCAATGTTTGCCACGGCTTTAGATAGGCCATCTTTTACACCAATGGTCACATTTTGGTGAATTACCGCATGGTCGCCAATGACCGCCCGTCCAGAAATGACTACGCCAGTTAGATGCATGAAGGTCGGTTTAATACCAATACTGGCAGTCAGCCCAATGTCCGAGGCGTATTTCATCTGCAGTGCCCAGCCTATTTTTTTCGCCGTTTTCCTTTGGCGTTTGCTGCCAACCAGCGTCATCTGGTTGGCTAAGCGCCACCACAGGAGAAAGTGCCTGTCGCGGCATTTGTGGGCGATGTGCAGGCGAAAAGGGTTAATTCTACCGTTGGAGGAGATTTCCGCCCGCCAGAATGCTTTCAGTTGACCGCTCTTTTTTGAAAGAAGAAAAAAAATGATATGTAAGAGTTTCACTAAATAATTACGGCATGTTGTAAGAACATAATATGTCTATGGTAATTGATTTTATGCGTGGAATTCATGTGTTTTATGAGTAACAGGTGAGTTCTGTCACTAAATGCGCCAGCGAAGAAATCAACGCTATCGCTGAGATAACGATGATCTAACACTATGAATTGACGAAAAACATAAGCCAGCACTTTGAAAAGATAACCGTTTTCCCGAGAACCAACCTTAAACGCACTGGTCTATATCGTGAGCGTTCTTTTCCGGAGAAAACGATGTTGTCACCCAGGTTTAGCGTATTTTTACTGGTCGGCCTTAGCCTGGCGTCTCAGGCATCCGCCGAGGATCTGCTTTCTCCCGCAAAAAGAGAGATTGCTATGCAACTTGTTTCCAGCGCGGAAAACTCCTCGCTCGACTGGCGAAAACAGTATGCCTATATAGAGGATATCGACGACGATCGCGGTTATACCGCCGGACTTATCGGGTTTACCTCCGCTAACGGAGATATGCTGGACGTTGTGGCACGCTATACGTCGATGCGGGCGGGAAACCCGCTCTCTGATTATCTGCCCGCACTGAAAGCACTCGCGGCAGAAGGCGATAGCGCCCATACCGGGCTTGACCCTGATTTTGTGGATGCCTGGAAACAGGCTGCACAAGATCCCGCGTTTAGAGCGTCGCAGGATCAGATCCTCACTGAACAGTATTTGAAGCCTGCGGTTGAGCAAGCGAAAAAAGATGGGCTGAGCACGCTGGGGCAATTTATTTACTACGATGCGCTGGTCATGCATGGGCCGGGTAGCCAGCGAGTGACGTTTGGCGGCATTCGTGCGGCGGCCAATGCAGTCGCCAAAACGCCCGCACAGGGCGGCAGTGAGAAAGCCTGGCTGAATGCGTTTTTAGATGCGCGAGTGAAGATCATGCGGGAAGAAAAGGCTCACGAAGAGACGTCGCGGGTTGAGCTTGAGCAGCGCCGTTTTCTCAAGGAAGGTCACTACAGCCTGTCGCCACCTCTGCGCTGGCGAACCAATGATGAAGATTTTGTCATCGAGCGCTAACGGTAGAAAACCCGCAGCTTCAGGCTACGGGTCTTACGGTTTAAGCTTCCAGCAGCACCATTAACCTTTCCTGCACGCTGGTGCAGCCTGCCAGTACCAGATTACCTTTCAACAGGCCGCCGTCGGCGAGAAATGCGTTGCTGGTGCCGCCGGCTTCGGTTATCAGCAGCAGCCCGGCCAGCGCATCCCAGCTGTTCATATGTTCTTCGTAGTAGGCGTGAACCTGGCCCGCGGCAACGTGCGCCAGCATCAATGCGCCCGCGCCGAAACGGCGGTACTCCATGCCGTCATTGAGCACATCTTCGATGGTGCGGGCATAAAGAGGAACCGGCGCACGGCTTGAGCGGCCCAGGCCAATGACCACGCTTTCCGGAGACGGATCGTGAAGCTTTAACGGCCTGTTATTAAGAAAGGCTCCCGCACCGTGCCGGGCAAAAAAGAACTCATCGCGGTCGGGCGCATAAATAATCCCCAGCTCAATCACGCTTTGCCTGACGTAAGCGAGGGAAATGCACCAATAGTCCATGCCAAGAATAAAGTTAGTGGTGCCGTCAACCGGGTCAAGCACCCAGACGCCGCGCTCACCCTCAACAAGGCCGCTTTCTTCACCGAGGAAACCGTCCTGCGGGCAATGGACCTTCAGCCAGCTTTTAATCTCTTGTTCAACCAGAACGTCCGCCTGTGAGACGAAATCCTGACGACCTTTTTTCTCAACTTTCAAACCTGCATCGCGCAGCGCCTGGGCGCGGGCGCCGGCTTCGCGGATTAACGTGCATAACGCCTGCTGCTGTTGTTCTGTCATGTTTTGCTCTTAGGTAAGGGAAAGCGACGTGTGCCGATGGATCAAATCAACCTTCACCCAACTGGTGCGTGAAGGTTGCGAAGGGGTGCGAGCGCGCTCCAGCAGATGCATCAGCGCCAGGCGTGAGATCTCTGCCACGTCCTGATTAAGGGTGGTGAGGCGGTAGCTGTACTGCGCCGTCTGCGGCGTATTGTCGAAGCCAATAAGCTGGAAATCCTGCGGGGCGTTTTTGCCGCGCTGGCGCATGCCGTCGAGAAAGCCACAGGCTAGCTGGGCATTGGCGCAGAAAATGCCCTGTGGGATCTGTTCGAGTTCAGCCGCTGCCTGCCAGCCACCTTCGTAACCTTCTTCA from Cedecea neteri encodes:
- a CDS encoding tetratricopeptide repeat protein, with amino-acid sequence MKLRLKTLCLAFSLLIVGYAQAVTEGSREDLGLSDYRYFKVYPHITRAQKALSSNNEQRAIHSFQHAHELAPESIRLTLWLAGAYRHFRHDDKAIALLSQQLRQTPGNVPIRQALDAIPRPAKKITSRKELVALHEECGASPSVVCRAEVGEYAVRLGELDIALMQLNDEAFRVSAEGQMLINDLTQSAIALQKWHMADRGFALHDRLVTLGEEQYQQWFAILLHLERDRRILDLQQQGVMNTPGMQLAYAQSLAERKKYPALKAYLASHHPQFTADSEKHNWRYLMVTWGGMKAAEHYSGGWQK
- a CDS encoding DUF2474 domain-containing protein yields the protein MKQAAKRVMWLVILWSASVLALAAVGMGFRLLMTAAGFKS
- the cydB gene encoding cytochrome d ubiquinol oxidase subunit II; its protein translation is MGIDLSVIWFVIIVFATLMYIVMDGFDLGIGILFPFIRSGEDRDVMVNSVAPVWDGNETWLVLGGAGLFGAFPLAYAVIVDALTIPLTLMLIGLIFRGVAFEFRFKATPAHRPFWDKAFLGGSILATFCQGIAVGAVISGFSVTGRQFSGSQLDWLTPFNLFCGLGLVIAYALLGATWLVMKSEDPLQKRMRALTPALLLALLVVIAVISVWTPLRHPNIAERWFSLPNLLFLLPVPLLVVLCSLWLWRSVRTANSLHATPFVLTLGLIFLGFSGLGISIWPNIIPPGITLWQAAAPPQSQGFMLVGALFIIPIILVYTFWSYYVFRGKVQHGEGYH
- a CDS encoding cytochrome ubiquinol oxidase subunit I, with the protein product MFGLDAFHLARIQFAFTVSFHIIFPAITIGLASYLAVLEGLWLKSKNPVYRSLYHFWSKIFAVNFGMGVVSGLVMAYQFGTNWSGFSQFAGSITGPLLTYEVLTAFFLEAGFLGVMLFGWSRVGPGLHFFATCMVALGTIISTFWILASNSWMQTPQGFEIHNGQVVPVDWLAVVFNPSFPYRLLHMSVAAFLSSAFFVGASAAWHLLRGNSTPAIRTMFSMALWMAVIVAPIQAMIGDMHGLNTLKHQPAKIAAIEGHWENRPGEPTPLLLFGLPDMEQERTRFGLEIPALGSLILTHSLDKQVPALKEFPKEDRPNSPIVFWSFRVMAGLGMLMILLGVASLWLRYRDRLFDSRPFLHFALWMGPSGLIAILAGWITTEVGRQPWVVYGLLRTKDAVSAHGTLQMSISLAAFFVVYMSVFGVGYGYMVRLIKKGPQPFDDHPAEGTPSRPLSAVTESLEEPR
- a CDS encoding chitosanase, encoding MLSPRFSVFLLVGLSLASQASAEDLLSPAKREIAMQLVSSAENSSLDWRKQYAYIEDIDDDRGYTAGLIGFTSANGDMLDVVARYTSMRAGNPLSDYLPALKALAAEGDSAHTGLDPDFVDAWKQAAQDPAFRASQDQILTEQYLKPAVEQAKKDGLSTLGQFIYYDALVMHGPGSQRVTFGGIRAAANAVAKTPAQGGSEKAWLNAFLDARVKIMREEKAHEETSRVELEQRRFLKEGHYSLSPPLRWRTNDEDFVIER
- a CDS encoding inositol monophosphatase family protein encodes the protein MTEQQQQALCTLIREAGARAQALRDAGLKVEKKGRQDFVSQADVLVEQEIKSWLKVHCPQDGFLGEESGLVEGERGVWVLDPVDGTTNFILGMDYWCISLAYVRQSVIELGIIYAPDRDEFFFARHGAGAFLNNRPLKLHDPSPESVVIGLGRSSRAPVPLYARTIEDVLNDGMEYRRFGAGALMLAHVAAGQVHAYYEEHMNSWDALAGLLLITEAGGTSNAFLADGGLLKGNLVLAGCTSVQERLMVLLEA